From a single Cherax quadricarinatus isolate ZL_2023a chromosome 7, ASM3850222v1, whole genome shotgun sequence genomic region:
- the l(2)37Cb gene encoding pre-mRNA-splicing factor ATP-dependent RNA helicase DHX16 gives MGDALKSWVSHRLHDVMGMSDSTVAEYLILITNRLPNKSHVLAELKEEIPIDSAVEKFVGELWDKVRGGGVKADTSKHESQSAAAAKKRKVEENSDSEGEGPKLLKTSKDQTSDDDEEKQRLKDLRDRDEYTERLRQRDEERTKNVADKGDKKAFEEAAKRLQLEKEDREKILPKLRVESRRKYLVKRKDDKLKELEADIVDDEYLFEEEALTEREKKERDYKKTVLQLAKDYDKVREAENVQRYVMPEEGASVDDKYIEVDEREKKRGYDQKKWEEDQMRGTSLSFGARDKAKKYQEQEKEYNLVLEDEIEFIKSLPLAGTRKKKKKKKKDSDSESSSSSEEEEEEDEQPKLTATQKKLSIDEVRRSLPVFPFREALLNAINEHQIMIIEGETGSGKTTQIPQYLYDAGYCSDGKKIGCTQPRRVAAMSVAARVSEEMGKKLGNEVGYSIRFEDCTNDRTRIKYMTDGMLLREFLMDPSLDGYSVMIIDEAHERTLHTDILFGLLKDITRFRSDLKLLISSATLDSAKFSDFFDEAPIFRIPGRRYPVHIYYTRSPEANYIDAASVTILQIHITQHLGDILVFLTGQEEIEACQEILTERLRALGSKIRELIILPIYANLPSEMQAKIFEPTPPGARKVILATNIAETSLTIDGIKYVIDPGYAKQNYFNARSGMESLIVVPISRASANQRAGRAGRVGPGKCFRLYTQWAFENEMDENTIPEIQRVNLGNVVLQLKSLGIHDLINFDYLDPPPAEALILALEQLYALKALNHKGELTSTGRKMAELPVDPMMSRMILAADQYKVVEEILTIAAMLSVNGSIFYRPKDKAIHADTARKNFFHPDGDHLTLMNVYNEWVGTDYSSQWCYEVFIQYRSMKRARDIRDQLVGLMDRVEVQVTSNPGDSVNIRKAITAGYFYHVARFSKGGMYKTAKKSKTVMIHPQSCMIEDLPRWVVYHELVMTTKEYMRNVVVIDGKWLLEVAPHYYRDNEVHDATSKKMPKVKGKAKEELQKEYNKL, from the coding sequence gtggtggtgttaaaGCTGATACTTCTAAACATGAGAGTCAGTCTGCAGCTGCAGCAAAGAAACGAAAGGTGGAAGAAAACTCTGATTCAGAAGGGGAGGGACCGAAGCTACTGAAGACTTCCAAAGACCAAACttctgatgatgatgaagaaaaaCAGCGGCTGAAAGACCTGCGTGACAGAGATGAATATACAGAAAGGCTACGGCAGCGAGATGAAGAGCGAACAAAGAATGTGGCTGATAAAGGAGACAAAAAGGCCTTTGAAGAGGCTGCAAAGCGACTGCAGTTAGAAAAGGAAGATCGTGAAAAAATCCTTCCTAAACTGAGGGTGGAATCCCGCCGAAAGTACCTTGTAAAGCGCAAGGATGACAAGTTAAAAGAATTAGAAGCAGATATTGTAGATGATGAGTATCTTTTTGAAGAGGAAGCTCTTACAGAGAGGGAGAAAAAAGAAAGAGACTACAAAAAGACTGTCCTTCAATTGGCTAAAGATTATGATAAAGTAAGAGAAGCAGAAAATGTTCAGAGGTATGTAATGCCTGAAGAAGGTGCAAGTGTCGATGATAAATATATAGAAGTTGATGAAAGGGAAAAGAAACGTGGCTATGACCAGAAGAAATGGGAGGAAGATCAGATGAGAGGAACATCCCTTTCATTTGGAGCAAGAGACAAGGCTAAAAAATATCAAGAGCAAGAGAAGGAATATAACCTTGTTTTGGAAGATGAAATTGAATTCATCAAATCACTTCCCTTAGCAGGCACacgtaaaaaaaagaaaaagaagaagaaagattcAGATTCTGAGTCAAGTTCTTcatcagaggaagaagaggaagaagatgagCAACCAAAATTAACTGCAACACAGAAGAAGCTTTCAATAGATGAAGTAAGAAGGAGTTTACCTGTGTTTCCTTTCAGAGAAGCTTTGTTAAATGCCATCAATGAACATCAGATCATGATCATTGAAGGGGAGACTGGATCTGGTAAAACAACACAAATCCCACAATATCTGTATGATGCTGGATATTGTAGTGATGGCAAGAAAATTGGCTGTACTCAGCCAAGAAGAGTTGCTGCAATGAGCGTAGCTGCCCGAGTTTCTGAGGAAATGGGCAAAAAACTTGGAAATGAAGTAGGATACAGTATTCGATTTGAAGACTGCACCAATGATCGTACAAGAATAAAGTACATGACAGATGGTATGTTACTAAGAGAATTTCTAATGGATCCTAGTTTAGATGGTTACAGTGTTATGATTATTGATGAGGCCCATGAAAGAACCCTGCATACAGATATTCTTTTTGGTTTACTGAAGGACATTACAAGATTTCGTAGTGACCTAAAGTTACTTATCTCTAGTGCTACTTTGGACTCCGCaaaattttcagatttttttgATGAAGCTCCTATTTTCCGAATACCAGGCAGGCGATACCCAGTCCATATTTACTACACTAGAAGCCCAGAAGCTAACTATATTGATGCTGCATCGGTCACAATCTTGCAAATCCATATCACTCAGCATCTCGGAGATATTTTAGTGTTTCTCACGGGTCAGGAAGAGATCGAGgcgtgtcaagaaattttgactGAAAGACTCAGAGCTCTTGGAAGTAAAATTCGTGAGCTAATAATATTGCCAATATATGCCAATTTACCTTCTGAAATGCAAGCGAAGATCTTTGAGCCAACTCCTCCTGGGGCAAGAAAGGTTATTCTTGCAACAAATATTGCTGAAACATCTCTCACCATTGATGGTATAAAGTACGTTATAGATCCTGGATATGCGAAGCAGAATTATTTTAATGCAAGAAGTGGCATGGAGTCACTAATAGTTGTTCCAATATCTAGAGCCTCAGCTAATCAGAGAGCTGGCAGAGCAGGTCGAGTTGGTCCTGGTAAGTGCTTTAGACTTTATACTCAGTGGGCATTTGAGAATGAAATGGATGAAAACACAATCCCAGAAATTCAGCGGGTTAACCTCGGTAATGTTGTGCTTCAACTTAAATCCCTTGGTATTCATGACCTTATTAACTTTGATTACTTGGACCCACCACCGGCTGAAGCTCTGATCCTTGCTCTTGAACAACTGTATGCTTTGAAAGCTTTGAATCACAAGGGTGAACTGACCTCTACTGGTAGAAAGATGGCTGAACTCCCAGTGGATCCAATGATGTCTCGTATGATATTAGCTGCTGACCAGTATAAAGTCGTTGAGGAAATCCTCACAATTGCTGCAATGTTGTCTGTAAATGGATCTATATTTTATAGGCCTAAAGATAAGGCAATTCATGCCGATACTGCACGCAAAAATTTCTTTCATCCAGATGGCGATCACTTAACTTTAATGAATGTTTATAATGAGTGGGTAGGAACAGACTATTCCTCACAGTGGTGCTACGAGGTCTTTATTCAATATCGATCTATGAAAAGGGCAAGAGATATTAGAGATCAGCTTGTTGGACTCATGGACCGTGTAGAAGTGCAGGTCACCTCCAATCCTGGTGACTCTGTTAACATTCGAAAAGCCATTACTGCAGGCTATTTCTACCATGTGGCAAGGTTTAGCAAAGGTGGCATGTACAAAACTGCAAAAAAGAGTAAAACTGTGATGATTCACCCCCAGTCATGTATGATAGAAGATCTTCCTAGGTGGGTTGTATACCATGAGTTAGTTATGACTACTAAAGAATATATGAGAAATGTAGTTGTCATTGATGGCAAATGGCTTTTAGAAGTTGCTCCTCATTATTATCGTGATAATGAGGTACATGATGCAACTAGTAAGAAGATGCCAAAAGTTAAAGGCAAAGCAAAAGAAGAGTTGCAGAAGGAATATAATAAATTATAG